The Phlebotomus papatasi isolate M1 chromosome 3, Ppap_2.1, whole genome shotgun sequence genomic sequence TTTGACATTAAAGAAATTGCCGATTTTGAGGTTATCTccttgtaaaatatatttttgtgttGCCCTTTTTTATAGTTTGCCtaaaaaatagccaaaaaatcataagaaaatgcccaatttagtgaaatttggtGTGAAAACGTGTTACTATCTGCAATGGCGAAACCTCCCGGTGATGTCTTCGCTCAACAGTGAGTAGATTTGCTGGAGAAAAATGCGTGGGGTTTCCATGGTCAGCGCACTTCAATTATGTAATTCCAATGATTTTTGCCTTTGGCAGGGACACAAATTGCCAGGCGCTACTACTCGAAACACGTGAAAAATGATACGGTAAAAGTGAAGAAAGGTcaagagaaaaatattaacaaGGTGTCAGGCAAATTCATTTTTCCCATAACAAAATGCCCTGAAGTACCATCAGCACCCTGTCCTCCGGACCCTGATCATCAGTCAAAGGTTCACTAATTTCATTGTTCATGTGCTTTGGCTTGCTAACGATATCGTGGGGATTATTGATTGTTGGGAAGTTTCTTATGAGGACAATTTTgtgggtttttttttcgtgCTTGCAGAAACCTTTAGGTGATAGAACGAAAATCCTTCAGATTGAGCAACCATCTGCTGGCCGGACAATTACTCTCTCTGTGCCAGATTTCAAAGAGTCTCAGGAGAAGAAGTCTGCGACGGAGACGCAGAATCAGGGATCGTCAGGGAGTGAGAAAGAGCCTCCGGAAGGTGGCAGCAACAGGTTGTATTGGTTGCTGCTGGCGGTGATTGTGCTGGCTGGAGGTGCTGCTGTCCTTCAGAATTACAATATTTTTGAGTCAAAGGGTCCGGCCAAGGTGACAGATgaagaagaaaagaagaaaCGCCGAGTACCTGCAACATCAGCAGAAATTCCCAAGGAGGTGCCATATCTCCTAATTGGCGGCGGAACGGCCAGTTTCGCTGCCTTCCGTGCCATAAAATCTCATGATCCCAAAGCAAAGGTCATGCTGATTACAGATGAACTCGAAATGCCCTATATGCGACCTCCACTGAGCAAAGAAATCTGGCAAAATACCGACTCCACCGGGAAATTGTCATTCAAGCAGTGGAATGGTGTTGAAAGGAGCATCTTCTACGAACCCGATGAATTCTATCTCCATCCAAAAGATCTCCTGGAGTCTCAAAATGGCGGAGTCTCTGTTGTCCGTGGCTACAGTGTCCAGCGACTGGATGTTGTGCAGAACACAGCAATCCTCAGCGATGGCACGGAAATTAAATATGGAAAAGTTCTCATAGCTCCTGGTTCAATTCCCAAAAACCTCGATGTTTTCTCTAGTGCTCCATTGGCCGTACAGACCAAGGTGACCACATTCAAGACCATCGATGACTACCAGCGTCTCCTGGGTGTCCTGGACAAGGCCAAATCAATTGCAATTGTCGGCGGTGGATTTCTCGGCAGTGAACTTTCTTGCTCTATTGCGAAATTGGGCACAGGGAAGAAGCTGCAGATCTTTCAGATCTTTCACGAGACGGGCAATATGGGCAAAGTCTTGCCGGAATATCTGAGCAAATGGACGACAGAGAGGGTTCAAGAGGAAGGAGTTACTGTGCTGAGTGGGAATCAGGTCGTGAGGGCAGAAATGAGTGGGAAGCAGGTGAAATTGAGTTTAATTGATGGAAAGATTGTACTTGTGGATCATGTGGTGGTGGCAGCTGGATCAGAACCCAATACCTTGTTGGCTGAGAAGTCCAATCTGGAGCTGCATCCAGAAATGGGTGGATATATTGTCAACACCGAACTGCAGGCCAGGAGCAATGTCTACGTGGTAagtcaatatttaattttccaaaatttggcCCAgagttgaataaaaaaaagtaattatagATGAGAGATTAATGAAttacaaataattaaaatttaattttttttatgaatttggtGAATGTTTAATCCATTTTAACAAAATGTTggacatttttttctattttttctcttaaaagcatttaataatattattttggtttttcaaaaataaatttgaaatattacacAATAATCGTGAAGAGGGAGCAATGAAGGAACCTTCACGCGTATCTATATAGGGCTTCTTTCGCAATTAAATTGGTGCTTATtgacagtccccggggactggaCTGACTGATCTCGAGGCTAAATTCTTATCTCGCGGTCGTGACTGCACTcattacaaaaatataattttcagcaCCGGCCCTTTGTATCATTACAATGAATATTGAGGGCCTGTCGACGATCAAAGATCTTTTTCGTGAACTTTGTGTAAAATATAAATGTGACGTAGTTTGTCTTCAGGAGACCCACGGAGGTCCCATGCAACGTCGACCAAGGATCAGTGGAATGAAATTGGTGATTGAGTGACCCTATGAGAGGTGTGATAGCTCCgttttttgtaaaatcgaaCATTTGGGGTCAAATCGGTTGCGCCCACTGACTCGGTAACATACGTTTACAAGACCCCGGGAGAGGATTTTCAGTTCTTGGAACCGAGTAACTTCGCGACATCTCCTGTCCGCTTTGTTCTCGGCGACTTGAACTGTCAGAATGGTTAGAATACTCTCTGGGGCTACGGTACAATGAGCACAAATACGGAAGCTCTGGAGGAGTGGTTCGAGGGCAAGGGTAAGGTAGCTCGATGATTGACGATGCTAAATTAGCAGCATCTTTTACTACAGCGCAAGATGGCCACACGATTACAatcctgggtatgaattctgagatgctctgagaatttcatttgacagttGCTATGAAAGCTTCACGAAAGTTTCACAGAAAGCGATTCTAAGCGTTCGTGAAATTCTCGCGTGAAAAACTCACTAGccaatatatcgtcggttgcgtcgcgtctacctctgtcgtatctgcatttcttttgtgtcagcatttcacgccaaaggggacgtctgtattgtagcttgcccCGAATGCAGAtataaaacaaatgcagatacgacagaggtagacgcaaccgatgATATTTCACCGAGATTTATTTCGGTGATACGAGTTTTCACGGAagattttggcaattttatGCCAAAAATCTAATAGGAATTTTTCTTAGAGGGCCTCTTAGACCAATTCatgtcaataaattttcacaaataaGCCTGAAAATAGTTATAAACCTATTTTAAAAGTCTTCAAATTTTGCGATGTCTTCTGTGACTGTATAGCATTCTGATAGGAAGTTCAGCCGGCGGTTTGGAGATGTTCACTGACCGTTTTCTTAACtaaaacagcatattttgtTATCACTTTATCTCAATTTGTTCACATAATTGTGGAAAAAAGACTTTTCTAAACACACAAAACATTGAAAATGTGATGTTTCAAAGAAACATTCAGAGTTGTGAAACACTCCTCAAAAGTACGTAGAGGTGGAACAAAATAGCCCACAAACAGCCTAAAAATGGTTGACATCTTCTGGAGAACTTGAGTTTTGGTATTCTAGCAAAAGCTTTTCATGAATGCTGTCAGTCACTTTTCACTCCACATTCTgagggctaatttttgaaactcacTAGCACCCGTGAGCTCTTTAGTGACCGAGAAATATTGACTCGCATACTCCGCAGATTCTTGAATACGTGTAACAAGTACCTTGggttataaagaagtcgttacggaaggatttgaatctgcgGGGTGTGCCGGTGTGCGAGTTGATTTCTTTCGGCCACTGAAGAGCTCGCgatgcgagtgagagtttcaaaaactgGCCCTCTGATTATCGCAATTCTAGCAGCTGTGAAAAATCGGCCGTGAGATcttcattttgattttctcaCTATGGTGAGAATATGACCAAATCTTAGAATCACCCCCTGATCTCATCTTTGTAGAAGACAAAATAGCCCCTTCCTGCTGTAAAAATGTACTGCCCCCGATAACACACTCCCAGCATAGACCCACAGCATGTACCATTATGGCTGCCGTTAAGCCCAGAGTTGTTCCTTTTCGGTGAAGGTTCAACATCTGCAAAAGGCAAATTGGCAAAAAGCAGTTAAAAAGATGTCGAGATTGTGTATTCCTAAGGGCTGTCGCATTAGCTACATCTCTGGTTTGTCTTCTGAGACATCTGATTTGATGACGGAGTACTACCGTGATTCTTCGATAGAGCTTGGTAGTGCATTAGCCGATGCTATTGCGAGGAGTCGTCGAGAGTGCTGGTGGTCGACTGTTGAGAGTCTCAATCTCACTCGAAGTACAGTTGTTTGAGGTAAGATGGGAGGAAACTATGAAACACTTCACGCTTAAGTACCTTGGAGTAACTCTCGATCGAACTCTCACATACAAGACCGACTACAGTAATGTTAAAAACAAAGTCAAAACACGAAATAACTTCTGCGAAAACTTGTTAACGCTCAGTAGGGAGCTCAGTCAAACCTGATGCATACCTGCACTTGCCCTATCTTTTTCCGTACGCAGCTAAAGTATGGGAGCTATGGGAGAGATCCATGGACGTTAAGCAAGTTGACGTCGCTCTGAACGATACCGCCTGTATTGTTACATCAGGAATTGCTCCACCACGGATGAGGTGAGGGGGCAAATCATCTCCAGTAAGGAGATGTCCAAAGTTCTTTCCGAACCAAAGCACCTTCTCCATGGTCACAAAACAAGCTCTGTCAAACCATTTGACAAATCTCCGGAGGAGACCAGATTTAATATGTGGAAGGAAGACTTTCCAGAAGATTTTGCCGATCTAGGGGaaggccttcctcctggtggtgaccaaaATAGCTCGATCGAATGTGACGTCCTGTGTGACTGTGGGGTAATCCCGGTAATCCAAACCACCCCCCACTTGTACTTGTGTGTTTGTTAGTTATCCTTTGCTTCATGCGAAACATTAGATTttatacagtaaactctcgctaattcggctcttttaagatcgcgctactttttaattcgggcggctgttaaattcgaaaaaatttcttgacactttcaagtttgattatgattatcaaatgaagcaaatatgctcaaatttgccatggtttgtcttagttttgatgtgatttcgtattattaagggattttcatgaaatttacagtaTGTAAaatcaatatgtgtatgcagatgaataaaaaatcgttgcatttcaaataatttgacTCCCGAATTTCCCTCTAATTTGGGTGACATATCggccccaaatgcccgaatttgagaaagTACTGTATCGggaagtccgcttgccattaaCGTGGCCCGTTTCCGGGCGAGATATGTTTAATTTTAAGCCTTGACACGAATAATGAAATAAAGATGCATAATTCCGGACCTGCTGCGATTCTTcaaatacaataaaattcaaatttaacttaTAATagcaaaaatagatttttctctGAAAAGAGTATCACCATGACCTCTGTGActctttcaatatctttttttattcaaactCTGTTACActtttttgacaatatttttttgtgtttgtaaaagaaattaatcacaattttttatCTATAATTTTTGCAACTCTGTTAAATTTCCATTGAGGTAGAAAGCAATAAAATCTCCTATTTCCTCTATCTTTAGGCTGGTGACGCTGCGAATTTCTACGACCAGCGACTGGGTCGTCGCCGTGTTGAGCATCATGATCATGCGGTGGTGTCCGGGAGATTGGCTGGAGAGAATATGGTGGGCCTAAAGAAGCCCTACACGCATCAGAGTATGTTCTGGTCGGATTTGGGATCGAATCTGGGCTATGAGGCAATTGGCCTGGTGGATTCGTCGCTGGAGACGGTGGGAGTTTTTGCGCGGGGTGACAAGGAGAATGGCACGACGAGTGTTGTAGAGGGTCAGGGTGATCCCAAGGAGGATTGCAAGCGTGGGGTGATTTTTTATGTGCGGGATAAGCGGATTGTGGGTGTACTTTTGTGGAATCTCTTCAATCGCATCAATATTGCCAGGAAAGTGATTAATGAGGATGTTGATACAAGTGACTGGAATGAGGTGGCTAAACTTTTTCACATCTATGGCCACGAGGAAGAGTCCAGGGAATCTGAATGAAGGAGAGTGGAAGGGGAAATTGTTTTTGTATTCAACACAGCAATTAGAATAAAATTTCTGCATTTATAGTTCATCCCGTGGGCTTTTTCTATCACAACTGCAATCTCTGGAATCTTCTGGTTGAGGGACTTTCTCCATTTCTGGAGTGACCTGGACGGGATGGGATCTGGTGAGGTGACTCCATTGTTGGAATAGTCGAACGTAGTAGCAGAAAATGTGGCTCGGGAGGAGGTTTTCCCGGACAAATTCTCTGGCATTCTTTGCTATTTGTCTAACTTGGGAATCATGAGATTTGGCCCATTGGATTCTACTGATGAGGTTGGACAGGTCTCTTCGGAAGGGAATGTAGTGAGTCATGGGCTTGAGTTGCCCGTAGAAGTGCTCGTAGTAGGGAGAATCTTGCTTGAAGACGACACTGTCGCCAGCCAAAAGGTAAGGAAATCGATAAGCAGCCACAGTTCCGTCCACATTGACTTGGTATTTGTAGTTGAAGAAGTCAAAGAAGGAAATCCGAGGACTCTTGGGACTGTATTTTTGCTCTTCGTCgcggaagaaaaagaaatttgtgATGCCAGCATCCAGGAGATCAGGATGTTTCCTGGACAAATCCACTAGCTTCAAACGCTCTCGATTGGCGTCTCTTCCTCTGAAGAATCCTCTGGGATCTTTTTCATCCCATTGCTTCTGGGCCTTCTGCACGGACAAAATGTCCAGGGAGACTCTTCTCATAGCTTCCAGGGAGGATTCCATGATGTCATACGTTGGCATGACAATGTCATGGGATTCTGTGCTACCACACCAGGAAAAAATCGGCCAGGGTCCTGTAGTTCTGCTCTTACCTCCCTTGTGGCTCATTGGCCAATCTCCCAGATTGACAAAGATCTCAATGTCTGGGAGATCTACCTTTCGCAGGATTGAAAGCAATGTGGCATCCATGAACATATTGAAGCCGACATGCTTACCAAAGCATCTCCTGAAGATCTCACCGGATTTCACGACGTACTGACAAATTGCCAGACTTCCTGGATTGTCATGTGTAAACTTTTCTATCATCTTCCTCTGGATGTGTGTGTAGTTAATGCTCGAGAACGTTGAGAGATCCTCCTCAATTTGTTCGTATTTCTCCTGACACTTCCATACACTCAGAAATTCCTCCAATTCCAGAGGACAGGAGCAGGTTTCTGGGAATATTGTTGATGGCAAGCGATAGGGGGATTGACCAACATGCAGATTCTGGTATTTGATATGCAAGGAAGCTGCTCTACACTCCTGAAAAATTCGATACCGCACAACTATGCTTCCATCTCCTGAGTCAATTTGTTCAAGATGATACCGGCAGTTTTCACCATTCCTCTGACTTTTTGGCCTACCCACCAGCTGGATATCCAACTCAATTCCCTGAGATTCTGTAGCACTGATTGAAAacatcaaattaataaaatttaagggtaaaatataatttttccattttcgTACTTCTCGCCAGCATTGTTGACAAATTGGACAAAAAAGTATCTGACTGGCAGTGAACTTTCTCCCAAACCTGGTCCCCACACCACACTTTTCTCAAATTCAATGTCTAGTAAAGTAGCTGGGGGTACTAGGAACACTATCACAGAAACAAATATGAGATTCATTGTGAATTAATTAAGTAAAATGGCTTAAGAAAAAGGAGCCAAAAATGCCACGCTCGTCAAACATTTTTTGACGCATTCAGAAGGTCTACTGGGTATACACATCCCGGCCGGTAATTCGTACTGACTTCACAATCGTACTGATTACATACCCATACAGTATAGTTTTGAAAGGTAAGTACCAATTTCCACACTTGTTTTTACGTGAAagatatacaaatttaaatatatgttCACGCACGAAcgtgaagttaaaaaaaaaaacataaaaattctaATCTCATAATTAatcataattttctattttcaaatCTTTTCTTATCAAAATTCAGTTGAAATTAGTATAATTTGAAATCATTCCATTCTGCGCGCACTTCTTGAAATAATGTAGTTGAAAGGTTTCCTAGGGTATAAAACCCCTGCCGTCTCTGTTGTCTGTTCACTTTCTCATTTTTATCATACCGGCAGCGAAgaagaagtacagtagactctctctcaatcgggaatatggggcaaaatgtcatccggtttagcgatagaattgagcttcaaagcctttgtaaattccacaaaaaacactcaattataaagaatcacaataaaataggaagaactacagcgaatttgagcaaattaccttcataattaaacgtaaaaattgtcaacaaaatttgtcgcccgattgagaaagagccgattgagcgagagtctactgtagtgcattttttaaagtcaagattgttaattaatttataagtaaatttaataaagttaatagtTAAGTGAACCAAGTGGTTTTGTGCCCTACAAAGTGGTGGACAAGGCGCTCATCACCAACAAGTATCCAGATAAGAAGGAAAAATTTCTATCCAGCAAAGTGAGGTTAAGGAGACCTTTCCGGACACCTCCAATGAAGTATCACCGCAGAATTTAAAGCTACAAGAATTCTAAGATTCTTTATTTCACACCTCGAAAGGTCCCTAAGTTAGAGAGAGGAAAAATTTTTGATCCTCCCTCGCCAGATAGGGATTTAGACTTATATTTTCCCACATTTTCCCTTTCATAGGTTTGTACAACATCGTACAATCGGTGgccgccaaaatcccgaaagccaaaatcccgaacgccaaaattccgaaaaggacaaaatgccgaaagccaaaatcccgaatgttcaaaatcctgaaagggatgaaattatatgagggacaatgtttagaataattttccaagacacagaagatttccctttgcctccagaaagcgcgagtgcaatcgtgggagtaactatgacacttttaagaattcgggattttggctttcgggatttaggcccattcgggattttgactttcgagattttggctttcgggattttggctttcgggattttggctttcgggattttgaccgggaccccgtACTATATATAATGAAGTAATACGTTGTATCTATACTCAAAAATACTATGTAAAAGAAATACCTTGTATATATCGAGTATAAACTTTGTATTTTTGGTTTAAAGTCCCTACAACTACCTGGAGGGACCAAAATGCACAGTTTACATATCATACAAAGTATTTCCGTGTAGAAAAGATATAAAGTTTTCACATATATAATTTTATGAGTACTTGTCTTTCAAAAAAACAAGTTCACTCATATACATAATATAAACCATGCATTTTTGCACTAAAGGTATATAGTTGTACGAAAACTCTGTATAAACTAGGTActtgtagggggaggtggggctactttgagctgtggggctacattgttatacgattttttcgcatatttccaaTGGCAACTAGGTTTTAACTTGACGTAATTTGTATaggcaaaataattgtggatcaaaataaaattattgtaaggtccagcttaatttaaaaataggcgaaaaagtcgtataacaatctagcctcacagctcaaagtagccccacctcccccaaTCTGGAAAAATCTCTCAACCCACACATTTGCACACACTCATTTATATGTGCACCCATGAGTATAAATGGTGGATAAACAAACTTTTCACCTTCACGTACCGTTTATATTTCCTATAAttgttttctataattttcgaaattatagaaggattttatattttatttaaccagagataatgatttaataaatttgataatcacaaagtatcgtgtgaaaaaaattttccaaaaaacactCACTGAATAGAATAAAAACGTGCATATTTTAGGTTTTCAAGGCCATTAATGTTATCACTTGAATATTTTCTACAGATAATGCAGTATCACTGAAATCACTAATAATTTGTAACACATAAATTAGTAAACAGAATTccaatcaaaaatatttctacTACACATACTTGCTCTGTCGGTGTTCAAAGTGTTCAAGGTTCTTGAGATTCGTTCCGGAAACTACTCACATGCAATGTACATAACTTTCGCGTCTAGCTGAGCATCTTCGTGTGAGGGATTAATACGGAAAGAACATTTTTAGGGTATTGTTGACAATCACTGTTGAAATATCGTTCTGTGAAACAAGTGTAGGCCGTGTGAGGCCGTGCGTGTAGAAAATTCTGCGAGaaatgataatgatgatttTTGAGGATCAAATCATCAACCACATTATTAGACAGAGTGAGGTATTTCATTGAAAGTGTTACACAGAGATATTTCAGAATCTATCGAATATTTcccattttttgtgtgttatcgtcctatttgtttatttttcccaaattattaaaagatcGAGATTCTTTGCTGAGGTACATCATGTTTATGCCAAATCAATCAGTCTTGTTACATTTCCGGAACTATCATCGCATATGGATGACTTATCAGAAGATCtctgtaatggcctctactaaGGATTACTCTACTATAGATACTTGGTAAAAATTTTCGTGTCTCACAGCGGTGCAAACAAAGCGAATAAAACTGCATGCAGGGCTAATGCGATGGGATGTTCAGAGATTAAGTGTGGGATTTGCAGGACTTTCAATCTCGAGAGTATCGAGAAGGAGGGATAACACGTCTTTGGAATCTATGAAAGAGATTTTCTCTAGGATATTCTCTAATAGTTGATGATGATGAGGAGAGGATGGATGATTTAAGTCTTTGCACAGACCCTTCTTTCTTCTTcagaaagatatttttataGATATATGTATATTAAGAACTAAACCATCGATTCTTTCGGactcaaatatattttaaagcttGTCCTAGTGGACAATACACCTATAGATCTCAAAGATATCCTATCCCTCCTCCTCTATACTCTGCTAGAGACTGACAAGGAAAGTCTTCCAACTCGAAATCGAGTCGGTCAATGGAACTTGGTATATCCTGCTATTTTGGACT encodes the following:
- the LOC129805435 gene encoding apoptosis-inducing factor 1, mitochondrial isoform X1, with product MPNLVKFGVKTCYYLQWRNLPVMSSLNRTQIARRYYSKHVKNDTVKVKKGQEKNINKVSGKFIFPITKCPEVPSAPCPPDPDHQSKKPLGDRTKILQIEQPSAGRTITLSVPDFKESQEKKSATETQNQGSSGSEKEPPEGGSNRLYWLLLAVIVLAGGAAVLQNYNIFESKGPAKVTDEEEKKKRRVPATSAEIPKEVPYLLIGGGTASFAAFRAIKSHDPKAKVMLITDELEMPYMRPPLSKEIWQNTDSTGKLSFKQWNGVERSIFYEPDEFYLHPKDLLESQNGGVSVVRGYSVQRLDVVQNTAILSDGTEIKYGKVLIAPGSIPKNLDVFSSAPLAVQTKVTTFKTIDDYQRLLGVLDKAKSIAIVGGGFLGSELSCSIAKLGTGKKLQIFQIFHETGNMGKVLPEYLSKWTTERVQEEGVTVLSGNQVVRAEMSGKQVKLSLIDGKIVLVDHVVVAAGSEPNTLLAEKSNLELHPEMGGYIVNTELQARSNVYVAGDAANFYDQRLGRRRVEHHDHAVVSGRLAGENMVGLKKPYTHQSMFWSDLGSNLGYEAIGLVDSSLETVGVFARGDKENGTTSVVEGQGDPKEDCKRGVIFYVRDKRIVGVLLWNLFNRINIARKVINEDVDTSDWNEVAKLFHIYGHEEESRESE
- the LOC129805435 gene encoding apoptosis-inducing factor 1, mitochondrial isoform X2; translation: MPNLVKFGVKTCYYLQWRNLPVMSSLNRTQIARRYYSKHVKNDTKPLGDRTKILQIEQPSAGRTITLSVPDFKESQEKKSATETQNQGSSGSEKEPPEGGSNRLYWLLLAVIVLAGGAAVLQNYNIFESKGPAKVTDEEEKKKRRVPATSAEIPKEVPYLLIGGGTASFAAFRAIKSHDPKAKVMLITDELEMPYMRPPLSKEIWQNTDSTGKLSFKQWNGVERSIFYEPDEFYLHPKDLLESQNGGVSVVRGYSVQRLDVVQNTAILSDGTEIKYGKVLIAPGSIPKNLDVFSSAPLAVQTKVTTFKTIDDYQRLLGVLDKAKSIAIVGGGFLGSELSCSIAKLGTGKKLQIFQIFHETGNMGKVLPEYLSKWTTERVQEEGVTVLSGNQVVRAEMSGKQVKLSLIDGKIVLVDHVVVAAGSEPNTLLAEKSNLELHPEMGGYIVNTELQARSNVYVAGDAANFYDQRLGRRRVEHHDHAVVSGRLAGENMVGLKKPYTHQSMFWSDLGSNLGYEAIGLVDSSLETVGVFARGDKENGTTSVVEGQGDPKEDCKRGVIFYVRDKRIVGVLLWNLFNRINIARKVINEDVDTSDWNEVAKLFHIYGHEEESRESE
- the LOC129805442 gene encoding protein O-glucosyltransferase 2-like → MNLIFVSVIVFLVPPATLLDIEFEKSVVWGPGLGESSLPVRYFFVQFVNNAGENATESQGIELDIQLVGRPKSQRNGENCRYHLEQIDSGDGSIVVRYRIFQECRAASLHIKYQNLHVGQSPYRLPSTIFPETCSCPLELEEFLSVWKCQEKYEQIEEDLSTFSSINYTHIQRKMIEKFTHDNPGSLAICQYVVKSGEIFRRCFGKHVGFNMFMDATLLSILRKVDLPDIEIFVNLGDWPMSHKGGKSRTTGPWPIFSWCGSTESHDIVMPTYDIMESSLEAMRRVSLDILSVQKAQKQWDEKDPRGFFRGRDANRERLKLVDLSRKHPDLLDAGITNFFFFRDEEQKYSPKSPRISFFDFFNYKYQVNVDGTVAAYRFPYLLAGDSVVFKQDSPYYEHFYGQLKPMTHYIPFRRDLSNLISRIQWAKSHDSQVRQIAKNAREFVRENLLPSHIFCYYVRLFQQWSHLTRSHPVQVTPEMEKVPQPEDSRDCSCDRKSPRDEL